The Chitinophagales bacterium genomic sequence CTCCACTGAACAGAACGAAAGCTATAGAATAACGTTGCGGATGTTTGGCAAAATAGCTGGCCAGGTACAGAACCATAGAAGTACCACTTGCATTATCGCTGGCACCCGGAAAAAGTGCTGTCTTGCCCATGCGGCCAAGGTGGTCAAAGTGGGCAGTAAAGACAATGAAGCTATCTGCAACCTCGGTACCTTTTACATAGCCCATCACATTTTTGGCATTAAACTCTTTTATATACTTTGCGTCTACATCTACCAATACCTTCTTGGGTTTTGCAGGCAGCACTGTATCTTCTATATATATTATTGTACCGGGTACCTGGTTGGTATTGGCTGTCCAGGTAAGTTTTCCATGTTTGGGGACGATAAACAACCCTTCCGGTAGTTCTGTGGCAAATTTCCTGATGCCCAGCTTCAGGTGGTTGGCAGGAGTGTCGGCATTCTGTAAATAATATACACTACCGGGCTTTATCTCTTTTTTGACATTGTCCCAACTAATTGAATCACGTATTTCAGCCAGGTTTAAATACTTCATCTTCTTCGGCTTTTTAGAGTGCCAGGCATTGCTTGCTCCATTAAGTATGTAGTCAGGACCCGGGCGTAATTTTTTCCCGTTCACCTCTACCAGTACCTTGCCGGGGAAGGTGTTTACTGAGAAAGTGTAGTCCTGGAGATATGAGCCATTTTGTCGGATGGGTTGTACTCCATAACTCTTCAATTCTTTGGCAATATAGTCTGCTGCAATGGCATTACCATTCATCACATAACCCCTGCCATGAAAGCCCGGGCTTGCCAACGCATCTATTCTTTTTTTGATAAATGATTTTTCCTCTTGTGCTTTGCAAACGGGAAGAGTAAACGTATATATAAATAATATTATAACAATTTTAGGTAAATTCATATAACACAAATAATAATTTTGAATGGAATCTTTCCACCATGTAAAAAACTACTACAAGATAGGTAATCAAATGGTTAAATAATACAATCTGAGCATTATTATATAATAATCAAACACCTATTTTAAAATAATATCATGGATATTCTTCAATTTGTCAGTAAGATAATTTATTATTGTTATGTGAACGTATACGAAACGTGAACACATATATAAAACGTGAACGAAGAAAAGCTGAAGATCATATATGTTGCGCTGGATAGCCTGGATTCTAACCCATTATTCAAAGGAATGTGGAAATATGTAGTGCATACCGGAGAACGCATAGAGATAAGTTTGTATATAAGGGACATGACCCTGAAATACGTAGTTGAGACCAGGGCCGAGCTGCGTGAGCAACAGTTGCCCAAACTGCTCTCTGTCACGGGTATTAAGGAGACCATCATTATTGCGGGTAAAATATCTGCAACAGCTAAGGAGCAGCTTGTTACTAACGGAATTGCATATATAGAGAGTAATGGAAATGTGTTCATCCCAAAGAAGGATCTGTATATCTGGATAGACAGCAACAAACAACGACCTATCGCCAAAGAAAATACAGGCAGAGCTTTCACAAAAACTGGGCTGAAAGTAGTCTTCCATTTCCTGATGAACGAGGCATTTCTGGATATGTCATATCGACAGATAGCCAGGGAAACAAACACTAGTTTAGGAAATATTACAAATATAATAAATGCTTTAAAACAGCTCAATTTCCTGGAAATTACTCCCGATGGTAAGCTTAGGTTACGACAAAAAAGGCTCTTGGCAGAGCGTTGGATAGAGCAATATGAACACCGGTTGAAACCGGCAATTGAGATTGGAACCTTCAGATTTGAATCTGAGGATGACTACAGAAACTGGAAGCGTACCCAACTGGAGAATAAAAAGTCGATGTGGGGAGGTGAGCCGGGCGGTCACCTGTTGACAGGTATGCTGAAACCCACCCAACTTACTATATATAGCCTGGAAAACAGGCACGACCTGATGAAGAATTACAGACTGGTACGCGATGAAAAGGGTTATATAAAGGTATTTCGCAAGTTCTGGACCTATGATGACTACCGAACTAATGTAGCACCACCCCTGCTGGTATATGCCGACTTATTGAATAGTGGTTTACAAGGTAATATTGAGGCCGCCGAGCGAATATTTGACGACGTACTAAAAAATAGATTTTGATAATCAATTGTTTATGCTTATAATTTGACGATGTCAAATTATTTTTTCATCCCATTTACGGATGATAAGCGATGAATTGGTGCCGCCAAAACCGAAAGAGTTGGATAGGAAGATATCAATCTCCTGTTTTTGGGTTTGAGCTACGATATTGATCTTGGCAGAATGCTCATCGGGATTTTCAAAATTGATATTCGGAGCTATGAAGCTGTCACGCATCATGAGCATAGAGTAAACAATCTCGCTGGCACCGGCCATCCAGCACTCGTGCCCTGTCATAGATTTAGTTGAGCTGACCGGGGTCTTTCCGCCAAATACCTCGAATATAGCTTCTGCCTCACCGCCATCTCCCGCAGGGGTAGAAGTAGCGTGTGCATTAATATATTGTATGTCTGAAGCTGACAGACCTGCGTCTGCCAGGCACCTGCCTATAGAGCGAACCTGTCCATCTACGCTTGGATTGGAAATATGCTGCCCGTTTGATGAGAAACCATAGCCCAGAACCTCGCCGAGAATGGTAGCGCCACGTGCCTGAGCAGACTCAAGGCTTTCGAGAATTACCGTAGCCGCGCCTCCGCCGGGTACCAGGCCATCACGGTCCTTATCAAATGGACGGCTGGCTTTTGTGGGTTCATCTTCACGAATTGAAAAAGTGCCCAGCGCATCAAAGTTGGGCATGGAGTAGATATTTACTTCTTGCGCTCCTCCACATATCACCCTGTCCTGAAGGCCTTGTTTGATGAACATATAACCCAGCCCGATAGAATGCGAACCACTGGCGCATGCTGCGCTGATAGTAAAATTAACCCCGCGTAGTTTGAATATAGTAGCCAGGTTCATAGTAACTGTAGAGTTGAGTACCTGGAATACAGAGCCTGAGCCCACCATCATAGTATCTTTCTTCTCACGTATCAGGTCTATAGCTTCAATAACGGGCTGTGCGCAGCTGTCGTTGCCAAAGATGATACCTGTCTCGTGCTCCTCGAAATATTCAGTGGTCATACCCGCCTGCTCCATAGCCTCAATGGTAGACATATAGGCAAATTCGGCATGTTCGGGCATCATGATGCGGGAGCGGCGATCAAGCAGGCCTTTGAGTTGGGGACGCTCGACAAACCCGGTAAGGCCTGAGCGGTAACCCATTTCTTTTCGGGCCTGGTCAAGTATGATGCCTGACCTGCCCTCAAACAATGACTTTGCAACCTCATCACGGTTTTTGCCCAGTGATGAATATATACCTATTCCTGTTATAACTACTCTACGCATGGTACAAAGATAAAATCCTGCCCATAAAAGGAGTCAAATGTATAAGGGAAAATGTTATGATGTGCTATATGATAATAACAATAGGGGGGTAATCAAATTACCCCCCTTGTCAAACAGGTTGCCAGGCAAAATTTACTCAACCCTGATCTTGAACTTGTTCACTTTTACATCATCAACGATCGTAAGAATGTAGATACCCGGGATAACATCACCTAGATCTACATATTGCCTGTTTTGTTTTGAAACGAGTTGCGTAGGTATCCTCCTTCCTGATATGTCGGTAACCAGTATCTTTTCGTTAGGAATAATTTTGTCTGAAATGATCCCAAATACACCATGCCCGGGATTTGGGTATACAGTTATATTACGTTGTTCAAACACATTCTTTACATCCACACCTGTCACAGTAAAGCAGGATGAGGTATCAGCAATGCATGGTTGCGAGATTACAAGTTTATAGTTCCCGTTTTTGGTAGCTGTGAATGACCTGCCCGAACCAACTACGGAATTATTGCTACAATCGATCCATGTATATGTTGCTCCGGGGTAGTTGTGGTCGGCCGTATAAGTGAACATACTTTTGGATAGTCCTGTATCTGCCGGCAGGCAAAGTTTTACTACCCAGATGTCACTGTTACCCTTAGTTTGTACAATGTCACTGTCTGCCGACTGGCTTACAGAAAAGACGTACAACCCTCCTTCTCTGTTGGTGATGGCACTGTTGCCAAAATCCCCTTTGCTGCCACCCATGCTTTTGCTCCAGAGGATAGTCCCGTTGCTATCAACAGATGCCAGCCATATATCTGCCATACCATAGTTAGTAGCAATATTTCCGTCATCAGACTCGGCCTCGCCTATCAGTACAAATTCGTTGGCACCTCTTTGCAGCATGTCATCCAGGTAGTCGTATGATGTTCCGCCATATGCTTTTTGCCATAAAATATTTCCGGTACTGCTGAATTTAACGAGGTAATAGTTGCCTTTTATATCGGCATTTGAGACGCTGGTCAGGTCGCCATCGGTTGACTGTTCGCAACCCGCAGCCAATAAATTGCCACCCGGAAGTTCTTTAACACTCCAGGCATTATCATAGCTACTGCCACCCACACATTTTTGCCAAACGAGTTGTAGTGCAGTGTCCAGCCGCACTACCCACATATCGTTTGAGCCGTGGTTACCCGTAACGTCAAAATCGTTAGATTGCGCCTCCCCGGCCAAAACCAGTCCGCCATTTGCAGATACGATCACATCTGAAAATTGCTCGAATTTGGTGCCTCCGAAACTCTTTTCTTTTACTTTGTTACCATTACTATCAAGTTGTACTATCCATCCATCATACCCTCCGTGGTTGTTAGTAACATCTCCATCATTGCCCTGGTTGATACCCGCTACAACAAAATGCCCATTGTTCATCTGAACAATATCGTAGCCCTCATCGTATCCACTACTTCCGTAGACTTTCGACCAGATAACCGCACCAGAAGCGGTATCAATACATATCACCCACATATCTCTTGAACCTTTGCCCATGCCAACATCTCCGGTATTATTAGCATAACTGGACCCTACACAAACCAACCTGCCGGTCCTGTCTACTATCATATCGTTCAGGAAATCTCCTTCAGTACTGCCATAATTTTTTGTCCATATCGTGTCTCCTGCTGGGCTCAGCTTAGCCAGCCAAAGGTCCCATTTCCCATAGTTGTTATGCACGTCTTTATCGTTAGAAAAGGTTGATGATCCTAATATAACAGAACCACCACTCAACTCAACCATTGCCGACTGAACTTCCTGGTTGGAACCACCAAAATTTTTACTCCAGGTTATTGTGGGTTGCGCAAAACTGACAACAGACCAATAAAGAAGGGAAATTGTAATAATACACCGCATACATAGAGTTTTGATTATTACAAACTTATGGTGACAGTGTTTGTAAAACATTATGTGCATTACAATCGGTATGGTTGATTTATTATGTGGTAATGAAGAACTATTGTTACAGAATGGTTATTTGTTAAAATCTTCCAGCAGCTTTAGCAATGCGGCACGTTTTCGCCGGGCAACCGGTATTTCGCAACCGTCGGACATCTGTACCGAGCCACCGTCCCTATTGATATATAGTCTCAGGTGGTCAATATTAATAAGAAAAGAAGTGTGTATTCTTTCAAAGCCGAAATGAGATAACATGTCTTCAAAATCTTTCAGTGTTTTGCTCATCAACAGGGGCGTTTTGCCATTTGCAAAAACTACGCGTGTATAATTACCTTCGGCCTCGCAGTAGATGATGTCTTCCAGCGGACACAATGTAACCCCTTTTGATGTGTGCAGCGCAATGCGTTTTTTTCGCCCTTCCAGCCCTTTGTTGTTTATATAGTTTTTCAGGCTTTTTTGATATTCGTCGTCCTGCATATTAACCAGTTTGTCTACGGCTTGCTTCAATTCCTGTCCGTCTATTGGTTTCAGCAGGTAGTCCAGTGCGCTGAATTTTATAGCTTTCAATGCATACTGGCTGTATGCCGTTGTGAAGATTACCTTTGCATTACTATCTCCTATTTGTTCTAGTATGTTGAAACCCAGACCGTCTGTAAGTTGAATGTCGAGAAAGATAAGGTCAGGGTTGCTACGTTTTATTTCTTTTACAGCATTACCTACAGTGTCAGTTTCGGCAATCACCTTTATACTCGGGCAGTTCTGTAAAAGCTCCTCCCTCAAAACTGAGCGTGCCTGTGTTTCATCATCAACAATAATTGCTCTGAACATGTCTATGCAGTTTGATATGGTATTACAATGATCACTTTCGTTCCTTTGGTGTCACCTGATTTGTCGTACAGGTCAACAATTTCCAGTGTACAGTTTGTCTCTGTATTTTTTGACAGTATCTCCAGCCTGTTCTGAACAAGGATCGTAGCCATAGAATTATGCTCACGATTCCTGTTGTTGATCTCCGCAGCACGACGGCCTATACCGTTGTCTGTTACTGTACAATGCAACATATTGTCTTCTTTCCTGAAAGATATAGAAACATGGCCCTTGCCTTGGCGGGGAGCAATGCCGTGTATAATGGCGTTTTCTACGAACGGTTGCAGCAACATGGATGGTATGAGCGCTTCTGTTATGAGTATTTGTTTGTCAATTTCTATGTCAAAAGTGAATCTGTCTTGAAAACGTATTTGTGTTAGCTCAAGATATAAACGAAGCATCTGCACTTCTGTATCTATGTTTATCAAAGACTCTTCGTTTTCCAGGATAAACCTAAGCAGCTTGGAGAATTTACTGATGTACACATTTCCTTCAGCAGCTTTGTTTTCTATATAGTAGCCTTTAATAGTATTTAGTGCATTGAAAACAAAGTGCGGATTCATTTGCAGTCGCATCGCTTTCTGCTCCAGTTCTTTTAAGTCACGCTCCATTTCTGCTTTTTCCTTCTCGACAGTGATCCTTTGTTTTTCCAATTCAAAATGCCGGTGCAGGAATCTAACACGCACTATCCATACAATACTTATTATACCTATCGCAATGAATATTACCAATAGATAAAATATCCTTGTCTCCCAAAACGGTGCTCCTACCTTAAACTGCACATGTTTTGTTTCGTCGCTTTCTACGCCCGAAGAGGTGACGGCTTTTACACTAAATCTGTAATTGCCGGGTGGTAACGAAAGGTAATGTACTTCAGTTGTTGTTGTGGTTTGCCAGTAGTCGTCTATCCCTTCCATCTTGTAGAGGTATTTTATGGCATTGGGATCTTTGAATGATACTGACTTAAACCTTATAGCGACATTGTTCTTTGAATATGGCACAGTAACCTTCCCTGTAGCAGTAAGATCTTCCCCGTCAATATCAAATCCGGTAATTGATATCAATGGTTTGGGTATTCCCTGCTGGTCGGTGTCTTTTCTAAAACGGATCAGCCCGGCATCAGTTGCCAGGAAGACATATTTCCCCAGTGTTTCAATACCGTTAACAGCAATATTACCCAGGCCTGATAACAGTTGATATCGTTCAGCCTGCCAACGACCGTCAATTTTTTTCAGACGATCCAACCCTGCCAATGTTCCTACCCATATTACTGTATCATTTTCAGGGTGAATAGAGGTAACATGTAGAGCAGACAGGGCTCCTTTATTGAAAATTGTGGCGGAGAGATTTTTGTCAAGAAAGATTATTCCGTTGTATTTGGTTCCTATTAGCAATGTATTGCCGATACTGTTGATGGCGGTAATGTTATCCTTAAGTTGAGTATACCGTTCACCGAGATATTGCACACCGGTATCTGTTGCAATGTACAGGCCATTTACTGTCCCGATTAATATGCTGTCTCCTATTGGGAAAATAATATTCGTAGCAGCTCGGATCATTACTTCGGCGTATTTATTGTAATTAAGAGAGCCGCTATAATAGTGTGGAGAAAGCATGTTGTTGATGCCTGTTTCTCTAACCCTCCAGCATACAGAAAGCCCGATCCAATAGTTACCATGCACGTCTCGGGCAATATCATTGCCCCAATATGGAATATATTGTTTGCTATTTCCCTTCAGCTTCAGCAAGCAGGACTTACCTGCGATATAGGTTGTTCCGTCTTTATTATGATGGATCGCCATAACATCTCCCAGCCTGTCGTCCGGCGCAAGTTTATTGATCGTTACATTATTGCCATCTAAAATTATATAGTGATTACGTTTACCGCCAGCCCATATTTTGCCGTTTGCATCCTTCTCAATACATATCACTTTGGTTGCAGATAATTTGTCGCTATAGCTTACAATATCCTGCGAGGGAGTAAAGTATACTCCCCCCTCCAGTGTAGCAAACCACATACTGCCCTCCCTGTCATTAAATGAACTGGTGACAGTTAAGCCACGGAGGTAAGGAGTATAATTGTGCTTCCTGATGTCTTCTATGTGCTCGTATATAAGCACACCATTTTGTGTGCCTATACATATTTTTTCACCATTAGCTGTATCTACACTGGTTATCATAAAGAACTGCTCGTCTATCCTGGCCAGCCTTTCAACTTTGTTGGTCTCTGTCTTGTATTCGTACAAATCCCTGTCAACACTAAAGATTATCCCTTCACGTGTTTTGGCAGTTCGGCAAATATATCTCTGTGGTATAGAGATGGCACATCGCAGTCGGTAAGACCGCAAGTCATTACTGATAGTGTATATGCCTTCAGATGCAAGAAGGTACAATTGCTTTTTTTCAAACCACGTGAAATAGATTCTTCCTACCTCTCCCGGTAATTTGTAGGGTTGTTTTGTTTTGTTTATGGCAGCCAGGCGGTCTCTTACTGATCCGAGGTAGATAATTCCATCGTCGCTTTCGGTAAATGAATAATAAAAGGATCGCATCGCTGCCCCACGCAGATGACTGTCATTTTTTTCTGTATAAAATGTATTATTTATATAATAACAGGGCTGTCCGTTCATGGTAAGGAACCACAGCCTGCCCTTGCTGTCTTCATGTATCTGCAAAACTTCATTGTCAGCCAGCCCATCTTCATTAGTGTATGTAATAAAGTTTGTGCCATCATATTTTGATACACCGGAATTGGTTGCCAGCCATATGTATCCGTTCCTGTCTTGTGTTATGTAATATACATTGGATGTTGGTAAGCCATTACCTGACGAATAGTTCTTATAAAATGGCTTTTGTGCATATAGGGCTGCCAGGCCCGTAAGGCAGGAAAGTATTGTTACAAGGAACCTGCATAACATTGACTAAGAATATGTTTCAGCTAAATTAATAAACCATATGATTATGCGAATAACCAGGGGCTACCATTTAATAAGCCAATGATGCCGTTTGTCGGGAACCCTAGATGTTATTTCCCGCATGGTATTAATTCCATGTTGCCTTTTGCTAATATGCTGTGTTATTTCATGGAGGTATAACGGTTGTTATGCCTCAATATGTTTCACCAACTCGACATGCCCGCCCTGCGGGGTGACATTCATTTTATACAACATGCCCAACGTTAAGGTGTGGTTCTCCTCCATATGTCCGGTGGGAAAGTGGAAGCAAACAGGATAATCGTATTCAGCTACCTTATCGTGAATAATTTCTTCCAGTGTCTGCCCGAACGGTCTTTCCGTGTCTTCCATTTCGGTAAAGCCTCCTACCACCAGTCCTTTCAGCTTATCCAGTTTACCCGCACGCTTCAGCGTCAGCATCATGCGGTCTACCTTATACAGGTGTTCGCCTATATCTTCAATGAACAATATCTTATTGTCTGTATTGACATCGGATGCAGAACCTACCAGGTGTGCTAAAATGGCCAGGTTGCCACCGGTAAGTATTCCTTCAGTTTTGCCCATACGATTCAAATCGAAAGGATCAGTATGATAGTGTTGCGACTCGCCGATGAGTGAAGCGAGGAATCTTTTGATATGCCCTGAATTAACAGTCTTGGGATTGAAGGCCCCGCACATAGGGCTATGCATAGTGGGTATCTGCAGGTTGTGGTGAATGTGGCTGTGCAATACGGTAATATCGCTGAACCCGCATATCCACTTTGGGTTGAGTTTGAATTTGGTCCAGTCCAGCCTGTCTATAATGCGACTGAGACCATAGCCGCCCCTGCCCATAAGTATGGCATTAATGTCCGGGTTGTCCAGCATTGCCTGCAGGTCGGCGGCCCTTTCATTGTCTGTGCCTGAAAAGTAGTGGTGTTCATTGCCAACAGTTTTGCCTATTCTCACTTCAAACCCCCACAGTTTTAATGTTTCTGCTGCAAAATGTACCCTGTCTTCTGATACATAGCCCGAAGGGCAGGTAATACCCACTACAGAGCCTCTTCTTAAATATGAAGGTGTGTTGATCAGATCGTTTACCATAGTCCTATATATATTGCACCGTTCCTTATTTCAACGGGGTAAGTTTTTAATTTATATCCTTCGCCACTGGTGTTGCGCCCGTTTGCCGGGTCAAACCGGTATTTATGCAGGGGGCAAACTATCCTCCCCTGTGCATCCACCCAGCCCTCGCAAAGCCGTGCGCCGGCGTGCGGGCAGGTAGCGGCAAATGCATAAATATCATCGCCTTTTCGCAGCAACCCTACCGCCTTAGTATCAACAGATATTTCTATTGGTTTGTTGTCCTCAAGGTTTGATAATGAGACAGTTTTAACAATTTGCCAGTTATAGATCATCTGCGTGCCGCAAAAAAATTTTTCATCAGTTCAATACATTCATCTGCCATTACCCCGAACACTATCTCTGTTTTGGGATGGAAGGGGTTATTATCACCTGCTACACGATGATAACCATTTTTTTCGTCACTACCACCATATACCACACGGCCAATTTTAGACCAATACAGCGCACCGCTGCACATCAGGCAGGGTTCGATGGTAACATATAATGTAGCTTCGGGCAGGTATTTGCTACCCACCTGGTTGAAGGCTGCAGTAAGAGCTATCATCTCGGCATGGGCGGTACTGTCATTCAACTGTTCGGTCTGGTTGTGCCCGCGTGCAATTATCTTATTATCCCATGTCACAACTGCACCTATGGGTATCTCTCCTGCGTCATAGGCAAGCTTTGCCTGGCGCAAGGCCTCTTTCATAAAGTAATTATCGTCGAACATTGTTACGATGCTGGATATTTGATATTAGTTGTTTATTCTTTGTTTTTTGTGTCCATGACTATAGTTACCGGGCCGTCATTCACCAGCGCAACTTTCATATCAGCACCAAATTCGCCGGTAGCCACAAGTTTGCCCGTGAGTATATGCAGTTGTTGCACAAAATACTCATACATAGGTACAGCTACATCAGGACGAGCGGCTTTGATGAATGAGGGGCGGTTGCCTTTTTTGTAGGATGCATGTAGCGTAAACTGGCTGACGACCAATACTTCGCCATCCGCCTCTGCTATGTCTTTATTCATAAGTCCCGCATCGTCAGAGAATACTCTTAACCCTGTTATTTTTTTTGCCAGCCAGTCTGCATCTTCTTTGGTGTCTTCCGTTTCTATACCCAGCAATATCATAAAGCCGGGGCCAATGGCTGACTTCAGATCGCCATGTATTGTGACACTTGCGGTAGAAACTCTTTGTATTACTGCACGCATACTGCAAAAGTGCGAATGATTTTGGATATTGCATATTATATTGATGAAAACTGTGATCGAAACGGAAAGACTGATACTACGCGAGTTCGATTTGTCGGACGCGCAGGATTTTTATGAACCGAACCTTGACGAGGAAGTGATGAGGTATACCGCTGACCGTGTATTTGCTTCAGTAGAAGAGTCAGCGGATTTAATACGTAACTATGACCAGTATGCTAAGTATGGTTACGGCAGGTGGACGGTTGTATTGAAAGAAACGGATGAGGTACTGGGCTGGTGCGGTTTAAAGTATATTGATTCAGTGCAGGAAACGGACCTTGGTTACCGTTTAAAATGCAAGTTTTGGAATAAGGGTTATGGAACAGAAGCTGCTGCGGCTTGTTTACAATATGGTTTTGAACAGTTGGGCCTCAACCGGGTAGTAGGCCGGACGATGAAAGACAACGCCACGTCTATACGTTTGCTGGAAAAGATCGGGATGAGATTCTTGAAAGAATATGATTTTGAAGAACACCCGGGTGTGTATTACAGGATATTGAAAGAAGATTTTAAAAACTAACCTGCTTCCTCTTTTTACTTTTTACTTTTGACTTAAGAATGTACAACATAAACGAGACCATAGTGGCAATAGCTACTCCGCCTGGAGAAGGTGCGATAGGCATCATACGCCTGAGCGGTGATAAAGCTTTTGCAATAACTAAAGATATTTTTGCAGGGAAGGACTTAACAAAGCAGGCATCACATACCATACATTTTGGTAAAATAATGGATGGTGACGAGATAATAGATGAAGTAGTGGTTTCGCTATACAAAGGGCCTAAGAGCTATACCGGCGAGGATGTGGTAGAGATAAGCTGCCACGGCTCGCAGTA encodes the following:
- a CDS encoding GNAT family N-acetyltransferase, which produces MKTVIETERLILREFDLSDAQDFYEPNLDEEVMRYTADRVFASVEESADLIRNYDQYAKYGYGRWTVVLKETDEVLGWCGLKYIDSVQETDLGYRLKCKFWNKGYGTEAAAACLQYGFEQLGLNRVVGRTMKDNATSIRLLEKIGMRFLKEYDFEEHPGVYYRILKEDFKN
- a CDS encoding D-tyrosyl-tRNA(Tyr) deacylase, yielding MRAVIQRVSTASVTIHGDLKSAIGPGFMILLGIETEDTKEDADWLAKKITGLRVFSDDAGLMNKDIAEADGEVLVVSQFTLHASYKKGNRPSFIKAARPDVAVPMYEYFVQQLHILTGKLVATGEFGADMKVALVNDGPVTIVMDTKNKE